The sequence below is a genomic window from Vibrio mangrovi.
AGTAAGGCGTGCTTACATTTACCACACACCGGGGACTCCGAGACACGTTCGGCTGGAATGCGATTCATGGCGTGGCATGAAGGGCAGCGGGTTTTGATACTTGTCATAAAGTGCTGTCTTTACTGTGATACTACACAAATGACCTCAAGGTATTGTAAATCCTGTGAGGTGATTTGAATATTGGTGAATAGGAAACAATAAATTATCACCAAAGTAAAATGGATAACAACCATGAATCGATAGTGGGAAAGGTAAGTCATGAGTTGGTTATTTTTCGTACACTTTGCGCTGAATTTGTGGGATGGATCCAAGTGAACTGTTACAGAATGACTTAGGCTTAACTGATCATATGATTTTCTATGGTTTTACCTGTGGTTTTGTCTCAGATATTTTGGAGGTTCGGATGACGTATAAAAGGCATGGCCTCTCCATTGGACTGGAACGGGTTGATCACGAGTTCTTTGTACTGATTAAAGCGGTCGGGACACTAACACATCAGGATTATGAAATTATCACACCACTTCTGGATGCCGCTCTGGTCAAAGTAAATACACCGACTGTCGACGTATTGTTTGATGCTTCAGAGCTGGATGGCTGGGAGCTGCGGGCGGCGTGGGATGACTTTAAACTGGGTCTGCAACATGGTGCGGATTTTAATAAAGTTGCTCTGTATGGCCATCAGGAGTGGCAGGCTCTGGCGGCGAAAGTAGGGAGTTGGTTTATCTCAGGAGACATCCGTTACTTTGACAATTATGACGAAGCGATCCGGTGGTTGCAGGATTAGAGTGATAACTCTATGAAAATACAGATAAAGTGATATGGATCGGAGTTATTCTTCGAACCATATCTTGGTTGCATAAAATTTTATGAATCGATAGAGCGTTTTTGTTTACATTGAGTGGTTTTTTTTCACATTTTGTGATGTTGTGTGCCTGTCACCGTTATTTCGATGCTAGACTT
It includes:
- a CDS encoding SpoIIAA family protein, which produces MTYKRHGLSIGLERVDHEFFVLIKAVGTLTHQDYEIITPLLDAALVKVNTPTVDVLFDASELDGWELRAAWDDFKLGLQHGADFNKVALYGHQEWQALAAKVGSWFISGDIRYFDNYDEAIRWLQD